In the Paenibacillus sp. FSL H7-0357 genome, one interval contains:
- a CDS encoding M23 family metallopeptidase, whose amino-acid sequence MNEQEKNKSTHDESLKNKQGDSGAKPSSWNRLFSKRWVFPAVYTAAAAIILTLVWVYQDAGQKPLNSDTNAVVSQDAAKPSKEAGAANDPEALEVVASAETLTWPVASPGEVEVVKPFYDENGTEENHVAAMVQYNDTFVPNVGIDIAREDNKTFDVKAALSGEVTRVEDVAVFGKVVEITHPNNLKTVYQSLGDTKVKQGDEVKQGDTLATAGRSEIEKNLGNHVHFEVYEDGKVVNPSDLLPQR is encoded by the coding sequence ATGAATGAACAAGAAAAAAACAAATCAACCCATGATGAATCTCTCAAAAACAAGCAGGGAGATTCAGGCGCTAAGCCTTCTTCATGGAACAGGCTGTTCTCCAAACGGTGGGTATTCCCGGCAGTCTACACGGCGGCAGCGGCTATTATACTAACCTTGGTGTGGGTCTATCAGGATGCCGGCCAGAAGCCGCTGAACTCCGACACCAACGCAGTCGTTTCACAGGATGCCGCTAAACCCAGCAAAGAAGCCGGTGCAGCAAACGACCCTGAGGCTTTGGAAGTTGTCGCTTCGGCAGAAACTCTGACCTGGCCTGTAGCCAGTCCCGGAGAAGTGGAAGTGGTAAAACCGTTCTATGATGAGAATGGGACGGAAGAGAACCATGTAGCGGCTATGGTGCAGTACAATGACACCTTCGTGCCGAATGTCGGAATCGACATCGCACGTGAGGACAACAAGACGTTTGATGTCAAGGCAGCGCTTAGCGGTGAAGTAACACGGGTTGAAGATGTTGCAGTGTTCGGCAAGGTTGTAGAGATTACCCATCCGAACAATCTGAAGACGGTATATCAGAGCCTCGGCGACACCAAAGTGAAGCAAGGCGATGAAGTAAAGCAAGGCGACACGCTGGCAACGGCCGGACGCAGTGAAATTGAGAAAAATCTTGGCAATCATGTGCACTTTGAAGTGTACGAGGATGGCAAGGTAGTCAATCCTTCGGATCTGCTGCCGCAGCGTTAA
- the spoIID gene encoding stage II sporulation protein D translates to MKDFHYLRRKFKRRYARTRRGAPRIQRLAPAAWLAAPLLAALLLPLAIVPLRGGGHPHPVPKAMPQATDRPVAPEAAAGEAPQPEVHVYLSQSGQIETLPLEEYVSGVLAAEMPADFELEALKAQAVAARTFIMRRLVAGDSSGVPVPGADVTDTVSHQAYVSQAALERDWVRGGKSAGLAKLRRAVRETRGVIMTYKGQPITASFFASSGGYTENSEDYWNAAVPYLRSVASPWEQEITPNLAVTYTFSISELIGKLGLSGKALPASKDLTASGGAKPVSSSSAQMPVKVLSLTAGHRVKEISIGGTVFTGREVREKLGLRSSQFTWKRKGSEYIITTYGNGHGVGMSQWGANGMAKEGSTATQILKHYYSGISFVQVSTLLKK, encoded by the coding sequence ATGAAAGATTTCCACTACCTGCGGCGCAAATTCAAACGCCGTTACGCACGCACCCGGCGCGGAGCGCCCCGTATCCAGCGGCTGGCCCCGGCCGCCTGGCTCGCAGCGCCGCTGCTGGCAGCGCTGCTGCTGCCGCTGGCGATTGTCCCGCTGCGCGGAGGCGGGCATCCGCATCCGGTGCCCAAGGCCATGCCACAGGCCACGGACCGGCCTGTGGCGCCTGAGGCGGCTGCGGGGGAGGCCCCGCAGCCGGAAGTGCATGTCTATTTGTCGCAGAGCGGACAAATAGAGACCCTGCCGCTGGAGGAGTACGTCAGCGGCGTGCTGGCGGCCGAAATGCCGGCGGACTTTGAGCTCGAAGCGCTCAAAGCGCAGGCCGTGGCCGCCCGCACGTTCATTATGCGCCGCCTAGTGGCCGGCGACAGCAGTGGCGTGCCCGTTCCGGGCGCGGATGTGACCGATACGGTAAGCCATCAGGCTTACGTCTCGCAGGCGGCGCTGGAACGGGATTGGGTGCGCGGCGGCAAAAGCGCCGGGCTGGCCAAACTCCGCCGCGCGGTCCGCGAAACGCGCGGCGTCATTATGACCTATAAGGGGCAGCCGATCACCGCCTCCTTTTTCGCCTCCAGTGGAGGCTATACGGAAAATTCGGAAGACTACTGGAATGCCGCCGTGCCTTATTTGCGCAGTGTAGCCAGCCCCTGGGAGCAGGAGATTACACCGAATCTCGCGGTAACCTATACCTTTAGTATTTCAGAGCTGATAGGCAAGCTGGGGTTAAGCGGCAAGGCTTTACCTGCTTCCAAGGATCTTACAGCTTCCGGAGGGGCGAAGCCGGTCTCCTCTTCTTCTGCACAGATGCCTGTGAAAGTACTGTCTCTGACTGCGGGACACCGGGTCAAGGAGATATCGATTGGAGGAACCGTATTTACCGGACGGGAGGTGCGCGAGAAGCTGGGGCTGCGCTCCAGCCAGTTTACCTGGAAGCGAAAGGGCAGCGAGTATATAATCACAACTTACGGGAATGGACACGGAGTCGGCATGAGCCAGTGGGGGGCAAACGGCATGGCCAAGGAAGGCAGCACAGCGACACAAATTCTCAAACACTATTACAGCGGTATCTCTTTTGTTCAAGTCTCAACTCTTCTGAAAAAATAA
- the murA gene encoding UDP-N-acetylglucosamine 1-carboxyvinyltransferase — protein MSKFIVRGGNRLTGSVKVSGAKNSVLPIIAASLLAEEGVSVIVDAPPLDDVMTISKVLESLGAGVTYQNDIIEVDARNITSCEAPYEWVRKMRASFLVMGPLLSRMGHTRISLPGGCAIGTRPIDQHLKGFEALGAEISLGQGYIEAKSNGRLRGAKVYLDVASVGATENIMMAAALAEGVTVIENAAKEPEIVDLANYLNGMGGIVRGAGTGVIRIEGVERLHGVKHHVIPDRIEAGTYMAAAAITGGDVYVEGAIADHLGPVIAKMEEMGVTIIPDENGVRVISDKPLKAVDLKTLPYPGFPTDMQSQMMALLLRSVGTSVVTETVFENRFMHVDEFHNMNAEIKIEGRSAIVTGNAQLVGAKVCATDLRAGAALILAGLVAEGTTEVSGTHHIDRGYVNLAEKLSGLGADIWRISMEEPAVAASKEEIAKPEATKSESYKSDELKPRFQIQPTWV, from the coding sequence ATGAGCAAATTTATCGTCCGCGGTGGCAACAGATTGACCGGGAGCGTGAAAGTAAGCGGCGCAAAAAATTCCGTACTACCGATCATAGCCGCCTCTCTATTGGCAGAAGAAGGAGTTAGCGTCATTGTGGACGCACCTCCGCTAGACGATGTAATGACCATCAGCAAAGTGCTGGAATCTCTGGGTGCAGGTGTTACATACCAGAACGATATCATCGAGGTTGATGCTAGAAACATCACTTCCTGTGAAGCACCTTATGAATGGGTGCGGAAAATGCGGGCTTCTTTTTTGGTGATGGGCCCTTTATTGTCCCGTATGGGTCATACACGCATTTCTCTGCCCGGCGGCTGTGCCATCGGTACAAGGCCGATTGACCAGCATTTGAAGGGATTTGAAGCGCTTGGTGCCGAGATTAGCTTGGGCCAAGGCTACATTGAAGCGAAATCAAACGGTCGACTGCGTGGAGCCAAGGTGTATCTGGATGTGGCCAGCGTGGGTGCGACTGAAAATATAATGATGGCCGCAGCACTCGCTGAAGGCGTAACTGTGATTGAGAATGCCGCGAAAGAGCCGGAAATTGTCGATTTGGCCAACTATCTGAACGGAATGGGCGGCATTGTACGTGGAGCTGGGACCGGCGTCATTCGTATTGAGGGCGTAGAACGGCTTCACGGCGTAAAACATCATGTGATTCCTGACCGGATTGAAGCAGGTACCTACATGGCAGCTGCAGCGATCACAGGCGGGGATGTATACGTTGAAGGCGCGATTGCCGATCATCTCGGACCTGTTATTGCCAAGATGGAGGAAATGGGCGTTACGATCATTCCTGATGAGAATGGCGTGCGCGTCATCAGCGACAAGCCACTGAAGGCTGTTGATCTGAAGACATTGCCGTATCCGGGTTTCCCTACCGATATGCAGTCGCAAATGATGGCGCTGCTGCTTCGCTCCGTAGGTACAAGTGTCGTAACGGAGACCGTTTTCGAGAACCGGTTTATGCATGTGGATGAGTTCCACAACATGAACGCCGAGATCAAGATTGAGGGCCGTTCGGCGATTGTGACCGGCAATGCTCAGCTTGTCGGCGCTAAAGTGTGCGCTACGGACCTGCGTGCAGGCGCTGCGCTTATTTTGGCGGGACTTGTTGCCGAAGGGACTACGGAAGTGAGTGGTACGCATCACATTGACCGCGGGTATGTGAATCTGGCCGAGAAGCTGTCGGGACTTGGTGCAGACATTTGGCGGATTTCCATGGAAGAGCCGGCTGTAGCGGCATCTAAAGAAGAAATTGCCAAACCGGAAGCTACCAAAAGCGAATCATACAAAAGCGATGAGCTGAAGCCGCGCTTTCAGATTCAGCCAACCTGGGTATAA
- a CDS encoding DUF1146 family protein → MEQMIYDDLSSAIGTSGLVSMIVSLLCVVLSWWALQNLKLDLVIRYPKSPQGRLLHLLLAIVLGHFVAGFLLDYLGWSGLLRNVF, encoded by the coding sequence ATGGAACAAATGATCTACGATGATTTATCCAGCGCGATCGGTACCAGCGGTTTGGTTTCAATGATCGTTTCTTTGCTCTGTGTCGTATTATCTTGGTGGGCACTTCAGAACCTTAAGCTCGATTTGGTCATAAGATATCCCAAGAGCCCTCAAGGAAGACTGCTCCATCTGTTGCTGGCTATCGTCCTCGGTCATTTCGTGGCGGGGTTTCTGCTGGATTACCTGGGCTGGAGCGGGCTGCTCCGCAATGTGTTTTAA
- a CDS encoding F0F1 ATP synthase subunit epsilon — protein MNTFLLEIVTPERLVYSKQVNSLTVRGVNGELGILPGHIPLVTPLQVAPLTVKSDGVSVTIAVHGGFVEVHKDKVTVLAESAELPKDIDVERAEAAKERAQRRLQTRSKQDEIDHRRAELALQRAVTRIKVSTGKGQQ, from the coding sequence GTGAATACCTTTTTGTTGGAAATTGTCACGCCGGAGCGTCTTGTCTACTCCAAGCAGGTTAATAGCCTGACAGTACGGGGAGTCAATGGCGAGCTGGGCATTTTGCCGGGACACATTCCGCTTGTGACTCCACTTCAGGTTGCTCCGCTCACTGTAAAATCGGACGGTGTTTCCGTCACTATCGCCGTTCATGGCGGGTTCGTAGAAGTGCATAAAGACAAGGTGACAGTTCTGGCTGAAAGTGCCGAGCTGCCTAAGGATATCGATGTTGAACGCGCCGAAGCGGCTAAAGAACGGGCACAACGCCGTCTTCAGACCCGCAGCAAACAGGATGAGATTGATCACCGCCGTGCGGAGCTGGCGCTGCAACGCGCCGTTACACGGATTAAAGTGTCCACCGGAAAAGGACAACAGTAG
- the atpD gene encoding F0F1 ATP synthase subunit beta: MNKGRVVSIMGPVVDIEFERGQLPEIFNAIKIETSLENGRIIDLTLEVSNHLGDNLVRCIAMSSTDGLVRGLDAIDQGGPISVPVGAATLGRVFNVLGNPIDNGAEVVAEKNPIHRLAPTYDELSTQAEILETGIKVIDLLAPYAKGGKIGLFGGAGVGKTVTIQELINNIAQEHGGISVFAGVGERTREGNDLYHEMTDSGVIKKTAMVFGQMNEPPGARLRVALTGLTMAEYFRDVEGRDTLLFIDNIFRFTQAGSEVSALLGRMPSAVGYQPTLATEMGQLQERITSTKKGSVTSIQAIYVPADDYTDPAPATAFAHLDATTNLERKISEKGIFPAVDPLASSSRMLAPEIVGEEHYNVAQGVKQLLQRYTELQDIIAILGMDELSEEDKVIVARARKVERFLSQPFHVAEQFTGFKGKYVPIKETVRSFKEILEGKHDDLPEAAFLFVGTIEEAVEKAKSM; this comes from the coding sequence ATGAACAAAGGACGCGTTGTAAGCATTATGGGTCCGGTTGTTGATATTGAATTCGAACGCGGCCAGTTGCCCGAGATTTTCAACGCTATCAAGATTGAAACCAGCTTGGAGAACGGCCGCATTATTGATCTGACGCTTGAAGTTTCCAATCACCTGGGTGACAATCTGGTCCGTTGTATCGCCATGTCGTCCACGGATGGTCTGGTTCGCGGATTGGACGCGATTGACCAGGGTGGACCGATTTCGGTTCCCGTTGGCGCAGCTACACTCGGCCGGGTATTTAATGTACTTGGCAACCCTATTGATAACGGTGCTGAGGTTGTCGCAGAGAAGAATCCGATTCACCGTCTTGCCCCGACTTATGATGAACTGTCAACCCAAGCGGAAATTCTGGAAACCGGGATCAAGGTTATCGACCTGCTGGCCCCATACGCCAAAGGCGGTAAAATCGGCCTCTTCGGCGGTGCCGGTGTAGGTAAAACGGTAACTATCCAGGAACTGATCAACAACATCGCTCAAGAGCACGGCGGTATTTCCGTATTCGCCGGTGTTGGTGAACGGACCCGTGAAGGTAATGACCTTTATCATGAAATGACCGACTCTGGCGTTATCAAGAAGACGGCCATGGTGTTTGGACAAATGAATGAGCCGCCGGGTGCACGTCTTCGTGTAGCCTTGACCGGTCTGACCATGGCGGAGTATTTCCGTGATGTGGAAGGCCGCGATACGCTTCTCTTTATCGATAATATATTCCGCTTTACCCAAGCAGGTTCCGAAGTATCGGCCCTGCTCGGCCGTATGCCTTCAGCGGTAGGTTACCAGCCAACGCTGGCAACAGAAATGGGCCAATTGCAGGAGCGCATCACTTCCACCAAAAAAGGCTCCGTTACCTCCATTCAAGCGATCTACGTACCGGCGGACGATTACACTGACCCGGCTCCGGCAACGGCATTTGCCCACTTGGATGCAACGACCAACCTGGAGCGTAAAATCTCCGAGAAGGGGATTTTCCCTGCGGTGGATCCACTAGCTTCCAGTTCGCGTATGCTGGCTCCCGAAATTGTCGGCGAAGAGCATTACAACGTCGCACAAGGCGTTAAGCAATTGCTGCAGCGTTACACCGAGCTTCAGGACATCATTGCCATTCTGGGGATGGATGAGCTGAGTGAAGAAGACAAGGTTATTGTAGCCCGTGCCCGTAAAGTTGAACGTTTCCTGTCCCAGCCTTTCCATGTGGCAGAGCAGTTTACCGGCTTTAAAGGCAAATATGTGCCGATCAAAGAAACTGTTCGCAGTTTCAAAGAGATTCTGGAAGGCAAGCACGATGATCTTCCGGAAGCAGCTTTCCTGTTTGTAGGTACGATTGAAGAAGCGGTCGAAAAAGCGAAATCCATGTAA
- the atpG gene encoding ATP synthase F1 subunit gamma: MARSMRDIKRQIKSVQNTRQITKAMEMVAASKLRKAQEKAEAARPYSQKLKEVVSSIAAGTQDLQHPMLVSRPVKKTAYIIVTSDRGLAGGYNANILRKVTMLLAERHSSKDEYALFVIGRKGRDFLRRREYPIVEEVTELSDTPKFSDIKSIAYSAVQQFETGVYDELYICYNRFVNAISQVPTVDRLLPMDAVGEEHTGASAAYEYEPSPEGVLQVLLPKYAETLIYSAILDGKASELGAKMTAMGSATKNASKMIGDLRLTYNRARQAAITQEITEIVAGANAQS; encoded by the coding sequence ATGGCAAGAAGTATGCGTGATATTAAACGTCAAATCAAGAGCGTTCAAAACACCAGACAGATCACTAAAGCAATGGAGATGGTAGCCGCCTCCAAGCTGCGCAAAGCGCAGGAGAAAGCGGAAGCTGCCCGTCCGTACTCACAGAAGCTGAAAGAGGTCGTATCGAGTATTGCTGCCGGTACACAGGACTTGCAGCATCCGATGCTGGTCAGCCGTCCCGTGAAGAAGACCGCCTATATTATTGTTACTTCCGATAGAGGTCTAGCGGGTGGATACAATGCCAATATCCTGCGTAAAGTAACGATGCTTCTGGCAGAGCGGCATAGTTCCAAGGACGAATATGCGCTCTTCGTCATCGGCCGTAAGGGCCGTGATTTCTTGCGGCGCCGTGAATACCCGATTGTAGAGGAAGTTACCGAGCTGTCCGATACACCGAAATTCTCTGATATTAAGTCGATCGCTTACTCGGCGGTTCAGCAGTTTGAGACAGGTGTATATGATGAGCTTTATATCTGCTATAACCGGTTTGTGAATGCCATCAGCCAAGTGCCAACCGTTGACCGTCTGCTCCCAATGGATGCAGTGGGTGAGGAGCACACAGGCGCAAGTGCAGCCTATGAATACGAACCATCACCGGAAGGCGTACTGCAAGTGCTGCTTCCGAAATATGCCGAAACTTTGATTTATAGCGCAATTCTGGACGGCAAAGCCAGTGAGCTGGGTGCGAAGATGACAGCGATGGGCAGTGCCACTAAGAACGCGTCGAAAATGATCGGAGACCTTAGACTTACGTACAACCGTGCCCGTCAGGCGGCGATTACGCAGGAAATTACTGAGATCGTTGCCGGAGCAAATGCGCAGTCTTGA
- the atpA gene encoding F0F1 ATP synthase subunit alpha, with amino-acid sequence MGIRPEEISTLIKSQIEQYKADIEVAEIGTVIQVGDGIARVYGLENAMAGELLEFSNGVVGMALNLEESNVGVVILGEYTAIREGDQVKRTGQIMQVPVGEALLGRVVNALGQPLDGKGPIDTTEFRPVENNAPGVIDRKSVHEPMQTGLKAIDAMVPIGRGQRELIIGDRQTGKTAIAIDAIINQKGNGMKCIYVAIGQKQSTVAQVVETLRRHGALEYTIIVTASASEPSPLLYIAPYSGCAMGEYFMYKGEHVLVIYDDLSKQASAYRELSLLLRRPPGREAFPGDVFYLHSRLLERAAKLSDELGGGSLTALPFIETQASDVSAYIPTNVISITDGQIFLESDLFNSGQRPAINVGISVSRVGGSAQIKAMKKVAGSLRLDLAQYRELQAFSQFGSDLDKSTQARLNRGARMMEVLKQGVNQPLSVEHQVLSLYTAVKGHLDDIPVKDVKRFEKEFLAFIDSSAAGIIKSITDTKDLTADNETALKEAIEKFKRGFATS; translated from the coding sequence TTGGGCATCAGACCTGAAGAGATCAGCACTTTGATCAAAAGTCAAATTGAGCAATATAAAGCCGATATCGAAGTGGCCGAAATTGGCACCGTCATTCAAGTCGGAGACGGTATCGCCCGTGTCTACGGTCTGGAAAACGCAATGGCAGGCGAGTTGCTGGAGTTCTCCAACGGAGTAGTGGGCATGGCGCTCAATCTGGAAGAAAGCAACGTCGGTGTTGTTATTCTGGGTGAGTATACGGCGATTCGTGAAGGCGATCAAGTTAAACGTACGGGACAAATTATGCAGGTACCGGTGGGCGAAGCCCTGCTGGGACGTGTAGTGAATGCCCTCGGCCAGCCGCTGGACGGCAAAGGTCCGATTGATACGACAGAATTCCGTCCGGTAGAGAACAATGCACCGGGTGTTATCGACCGTAAATCGGTTCATGAGCCGATGCAGACCGGTCTTAAAGCGATTGACGCGATGGTGCCGATTGGCCGCGGACAACGCGAGCTCATCATTGGTGACCGTCAAACCGGTAAAACAGCTATCGCAATTGATGCGATCATCAACCAAAAGGGCAACGGCATGAAATGTATCTATGTTGCCATTGGTCAAAAACAATCCACAGTGGCGCAGGTTGTAGAAACACTCCGCCGCCATGGTGCTTTGGAGTATACAATTATTGTAACCGCGTCGGCCTCCGAGCCGTCCCCACTGCTTTATATCGCTCCATACTCAGGTTGTGCAATGGGCGAGTACTTCATGTACAAAGGCGAGCATGTCCTTGTCATTTATGATGACCTTTCGAAGCAAGCCTCCGCTTACCGCGAATTGTCCCTGCTGCTCCGTCGTCCACCAGGCCGCGAAGCATTCCCGGGTGACGTCTTCTATCTGCACTCCCGTCTTTTGGAACGTGCGGCTAAGCTCAGCGATGAGCTGGGTGGTGGTTCATTAACCGCACTGCCTTTCATTGAAACCCAAGCCTCTGACGTTTCGGCCTACATTCCTACGAATGTAATTTCGATTACAGACGGCCAAATCTTCCTTGAATCCGACCTGTTCAACTCCGGTCAGCGTCCGGCGATCAACGTCGGTATCTCTGTATCCCGTGTAGGGGGATCAGCGCAGATCAAAGCTATGAAGAAGGTTGCCGGCTCACTCCGTCTGGATCTGGCCCAATACCGCGAACTCCAGGCATTTTCCCAGTTTGGTTCCGATCTCGATAAGTCTACGCAAGCCCGTCTGAACCGCGGTGCCCGTATGATGGAGGTTCTGAAACAGGGCGTAAACCAGCCGTTGTCTGTTGAGCATCAGGTGCTCAGCTTGTATACCGCTGTTAAAGGCCACCTGGATGATATTCCTGTCAAAGACGTAAAACGCTTCGAGAAGGAATTCCTGGCGTTCATCGACAGCAGCGCTGCCGGCATTATCAAATCCATCACTGATACAAAGGATTTGACGGCAGACAACGAGACAGCACTGAAAGAAGCGATCGAGAAGTTCAAAAGAGGCTTCGCGACCAGCTAA
- a CDS encoding F0F1 ATP synthase subunit delta: MSRDTVVAGRYARALYGAAVEKGITLEVEEQLKTVVEVLHLDQEVKRFIHAPRISKSDKLKVLRTAFQDKLSPTVMNMVELLVERGRTDIFAELLETYIKIEGDALGIGDATVYSAYALSQEEQDTVAAEFSELTKRKIRVTNLVDKSLLGGLKVVIGDTLYDGSLSGKLERLEKSFNDKHRR, encoded by the coding sequence ATGAGCCGCGATACGGTAGTTGCTGGGCGCTACGCCAGAGCATTGTACGGTGCAGCGGTGGAGAAAGGAATTACGCTTGAAGTGGAAGAACAGCTGAAGACAGTGGTCGAGGTACTGCATCTCGATCAAGAGGTGAAACGGTTCATTCATGCACCGCGCATCTCCAAGTCCGACAAGCTGAAGGTGCTTCGCACAGCATTTCAGGATAAGCTCTCTCCAACGGTGATGAACATGGTGGAATTGCTGGTTGAGCGGGGCAGAACCGATATTTTTGCTGAGCTGCTGGAAACATACATCAAAATTGAAGGAGACGCCCTCGGTATCGGCGATGCTACTGTGTACTCTGCTTATGCGCTTAGTCAAGAAGAGCAGGATACTGTGGCCGCAGAATTCAGCGAGCTTACTAAACGCAAGATTCGTGTTACGAATCTCGTGGATAAGAGCCTGCTGGGCGGACTTAAGGTCGTAATCGGCGATACGCTGTATGACGGCAGTTTGTCCGGCAAACTGGAGCGTCTCGAGAAATCTTTTAACGATAAGCATAGAAGATAG
- the atpF gene encoding F0F1 ATP synthase subunit B, with translation MTIVWTNIVFSIAAFVILYFLLSKFAFSKLFAVMEKRRELVMQQMDEAAKTREQAVAYVEEQKQALQQARQEAQQIIQQSQATSSNQADRLMDQAKAEAARLKDEAVRDISNEKNKAVEALRSELGTASVRIASKLLEKEVKADGEQEQLVDQYLKEVGGRS, from the coding sequence GTGACTATAGTTTGGACGAATATAGTTTTTTCAATTGCCGCATTTGTAATTCTCTACTTCCTGCTCAGCAAATTTGCATTCAGCAAATTATTCGCAGTTATGGAGAAACGCCGTGAACTGGTGATGCAGCAGATGGATGAAGCAGCTAAGACCAGAGAGCAGGCGGTCGCTTATGTAGAAGAACAGAAGCAGGCTCTGCAGCAGGCGCGTCAAGAGGCACAACAGATCATTCAACAATCCCAGGCCACAAGCAGCAATCAGGCAGACCGGCTTATGGATCAAGCTAAAGCTGAGGCTGCACGTCTTAAGGACGAGGCTGTCCGCGATATTTCCAACGAAAAGAACAAGGCTGTGGAAGCCCTGCGCAGCGAGCTTGGAACGGCTTCGGTCCGCATTGCTTCCAAGCTGCTTGAAAAAGAAGTCAAGGCTGACGGCGAGCAGGAACAGCTTGTCGATCAATACCTCAAAGAGGTAGGAGGCCGCTCATGA
- the atpE gene encoding F0F1 ATP synthase subunit C produces the protein MEFLAAAIAVGLGALGAGLGNGMIVSKTVESIARQPEARNALQTTMFIGVGIVEVIPLAATVIAFLIMFT, from the coding sequence ATGGAATTTTTGGCAGCAGCAATCGCGGTTGGTTTGGGCGCACTCGGTGCAGGTCTTGGTAACGGTATGATCGTCAGCAAAACGGTAGAATCCATCGCTCGTCAACCGGAAGCACGTAACGCACTGCAGACAACAATGTTTATCGGTGTAGGTATCGTCGAAGTAATTCCGTTGGCCGCAACAGTTATTGCATTCCTGATCATGTTTACTTAA
- the atpB gene encoding F0F1 ATP synthase subunit A, whose translation MHEMPLIYFGGIPIDLSAVLMLLISSLVVFILVMMSVRNLSVENPSKLQNFMEWVVEFVQGVISSAMDLKKGKPYISLGLTLILFIFVSNLLGLPFSFITEADKPVYIFGHVIEATKNLAHGEHAEILWYKSPTADINVTAGLAIIVFVLMNYLGVKLNGKHYFKHYIEPFPIFLPLNIIENLAKPVALAIRLFANIFAGEVLITVILKLGFLSIPFLAIWQGFSIFVGALQAFIFTILTMVYIAQMTIHEEEAH comes from the coding sequence ATGCATGAAATGCCATTAATCTATTTCGGCGGAATACCGATTGATTTATCCGCTGTTCTGATGCTTTTAATCAGTTCGCTGGTAGTGTTCATATTGGTAATGATGTCTGTCCGCAACCTGTCCGTTGAGAATCCGTCCAAACTTCAGAACTTTATGGAGTGGGTGGTGGAATTTGTACAGGGAGTCATCAGCAGTGCCATGGACCTGAAGAAAGGGAAACCTTACATTTCACTGGGATTGACGCTGATATTGTTTATCTTTGTCTCCAATCTCCTGGGTCTGCCGTTTTCCTTCATCACTGAAGCTGATAAACCGGTGTACATCTTCGGACATGTAATCGAAGCGACCAAAAACTTGGCGCATGGCGAGCATGCGGAGATCTTGTGGTATAAATCGCCGACTGCCGATATCAATGTCACCGCAGGGCTGGCGATCATCGTGTTTGTATTGATGAACTACCTCGGCGTTAAGCTGAATGGTAAACATTATTTCAAACACTACATTGAGCCGTTTCCAATTTTCTTGCCGCTGAACATTATTGAGAATCTGGCGAAGCCGGTGGCGCTTGCCATCCGTCTATTTGCCAACATTTTTGCCGGTGAGGTTTTGATCACGGTTATTCTGAAGCTGGGATTCCTCAGTATTCCATTCTTGGCAATCTGGCAAGGCTTCAGTATCTTTGTAGGAGCGCTTCAGGCATTTATCTTTACGATTCTGACGATGGTGTACATCGCGCAGATGACGATCCACGAGGAAGAAGCACATTAA
- a CDS encoding ATP synthase subunit I: MDNMTPMINSVTRITLVVMSGLLMGWALHHETRTVTLGMALGLLAGLVNFRYLAAKVRRVTKSAANHEGKAFSLGFLTRICFAILVTMFSVKIEHFSLEATIAGLFIPQLLSIPVGIYLGIRNKL, translated from the coding sequence ATGGATAATATGACTCCCATGATCAATTCCGTTACCAGGATTACTCTCGTTGTGATGTCCGGATTGTTAATGGGATGGGCACTTCATCATGAGACCCGTACCGTGACACTGGGAATGGCGCTTGGTTTGTTAGCGGGATTGGTCAACTTTCGTTATCTTGCCGCCAAAGTAAGGCGGGTAACAAAGTCGGCTGCAAACCACGAGGGGAAGGCATTCAGCCTTGGTTTTCTTACACGGATCTGTTTTGCGATTCTGGTCACCATGTTCTCGGTCAAGATCGAGCATTTCTCGCTGGAGGCAACCATTGCCGGCCTGTTCATTCCCCAGCTTCTCTCTATTCCTGTGGGGATATATTTAGGTATTAGGAATAAGTTGTAG
- a CDS encoding AtpZ/AtpI family protein: MKEQKDEAGLGRTALVIGSAGTLLAAYIIIGFFAARWLQNQMDGPKSWLAIGTITGMLLGIVNVVLLIKKFLGEQNG, from the coding sequence ATGAAGGAACAAAAGGACGAAGCCGGACTGGGACGGACCGCTTTAGTCATCGGAAGTGCAGGCACTTTGCTTGCCGCTTACATTATTATAGGTTTTTTTGCGGCAAGATGGCTGCAGAACCAGATGGACGGCCCCAAATCCTGGCTGGCCATCGGTACAATCACCGGGATGCTTCTCGGGATCGTTAACGTCGTCCTGCTAATCAAAAAATTTCTGGGGGAGCAAAATGGATAA